In Mycolicibacterium gadium, the genomic window AGCGGATCCGATGCTGGTCAAGCGGCTGCGAAGGTTGCGTGCGAGCCGGCAGAAGGCTCGGGCGGCGCGCCGGCTGGGCTTCGACGTCACCTGAGGGCGTAAGGGCATTCTTCGACCCGCTTGTCCGGCTGGATACAGTGAACGCAATGAATCAGCAGAACTCCTCTGGCCTACCCCTGCGTGCCATGGTGATGGTGCTGCTGTTCCTCGGCGTCGTATTTCTCCTGGTGGGATTCCAGGCGATGGGTTCAGGGGACGACGACGGCGAACAGTCGCCCATCGCGACTAGCACGCCGACCGTCACCACCGCCAGTCCGACAGAGTCCCCCGAACCGGCCAAGCCCGAGGTGCGGGTGTTCAACATCTCGACGGTGCAGGGCGCTGCGGAGGGCACCGCCAACCGGTTGCGTGAAGGCGGCTGGACCGTCGCAGAGACCGGCAACCTCGAGCTGCCCGACGTGACAACCAACACCGTGTATTTCACCGACGCCCCAGGGGAGCGGGAGGCCGCCGAGGAAGTCGGCAGGTTGTTGGATGCGCCGGTCGAACCGCGACTGCCTGAGTTGGCCGAGCAGCCGCCGGGCGTGCTCGTGGTGGTGACCGGCTAGGCTCTTGCACATGCTCAAGAACGTCGCCGTTGCAGCAGGCTTCGCAATTCCCGCCCTCGTGTTGAGCGCATGCAGCGCCCCCGAACAACCCGCGACCTCGCCGGGCACCACGCCGTCGGTGTGGACCGGTTCGCCGGCACCGTCTGCGGCGCCCGGTGAGCAGGGCGGTGGCCACGGAGGGGGCGCGGGTGAGGCCGCCAGCGGCGAGACGCTGACGACCGAACTGAAACTCCCGAACGGGACGACGGTCGCCACGGCCGAGATCGCTTTCTCGGGCAACTATGCGACCGTCACGGTCGAGACCACTGAGGCCGGTGAACTCGCGCCCGGCTTCCACGGACTGCACATCCACTCGGTCGGCAAGTGCGAGGCCAACTCGGTCGCACCCACCGGCGGTGCCCCCGGCGACTTCAATTCGGCCGGTGGACATTTGCAGGTGCCCGGCCACAGCGGCCATCCCGCCAGCGGTGACCTGACGTCGCTGCAGGTTCGCGAGGACGGCTCGGCGATGTTGGTGACGACCACCGACGCGTTCACCGCGGAGGACCTCACGGGTGAGGCCAAGACCGCGATCATCATTCACGAGAAGGCCGACAACTTCGCCAACATCCCGCCGGAGCGCTACCAGCAGGTCAACGGGGCGCCTCCGCCGGACGAGACCACCCTGGCAACCGGCGATGCCGGAAAGCGCGTGGCCTGCGGTGTCATCGGCGCCAGCTAACCGA contains:
- a CDS encoding LytR C-terminal domain-containing protein, with the protein product MNQQNSSGLPLRAMVMVLLFLGVVFLLVGFQAMGSGDDDGEQSPIATSTPTVTTASPTESPEPAKPEVRVFNISTVQGAAEGTANRLREGGWTVAETGNLELPDVTTNTVYFTDAPGEREAAEEVGRLLDAPVEPRLPELAEQPPGVLVVVTG
- the sodC gene encoding superoxide dismutase[Cu-Zn] yields the protein MLKNVAVAAGFAIPALVLSACSAPEQPATSPGTTPSVWTGSPAPSAAPGEQGGGHGGGAGEAASGETLTTELKLPNGTTVATAEIAFSGNYATVTVETTEAGELAPGFHGLHIHSVGKCEANSVAPTGGAPGDFNSAGGHLQVPGHSGHPASGDLTSLQVREDGSAMLVTTTDAFTAEDLTGEAKTAIIIHEKADNFANIPPERYQQVNGAPPPDETTLATGDAGKRVACGVIGAS